One Haliaeetus albicilla chromosome 11, bHalAlb1.1, whole genome shotgun sequence genomic window carries:
- the PSAP gene encoding prosaposin isoform X4 produces the protein MRSGARRSLYIGAGGGGGGAALQAGAGTMARRLLCLLGLLAAAVASPVLWQKDCVKGPEVWCQSVRTASQCGAVKHCQQNVWNKPTVNSIPCDLCKELVTVAGKVLKDNGTEDEIRSYLEKTCEFLPDQGLVSECKEIVDSYLPVIMDMIKEELDKPEVVCSALALCQSLQKHLAAMKLQKQLQSNKISELDFSELASPFMANVPLLLYPQDKPKQKSKGSGDVCQDCIQLVTDVQEAVRTNSSFVKSLVAHAKEECDRLGPGMSDMCKNYISEYSDLAIQMMMHMVRSQPKDICAMVGFCPSVKSVPLQTLVPAQVVHEVKMETVEKASVQEKTFSLCEICETMVKEVTGLLESNKTEEEIVHEMEVICYLFPASVKDQCKDFIDVYGQALIDMLLEATNPEAVCVMLKCCAASKPSQQPVLVKPAGGFCDICKMVVAYADKELEKNATTAEIEALLEKVCHFLPESVSDQVRLSSVSTSAINVQCVQFVEQYEPVVVQLLAEMMDPTFVCTKLGVCGSAKQPLLGDNACVWGPGYWCKNMETAAQCNAVDHCKRHVWN, from the exons ctgTGGCAAGCCCTGTTCTGTGGCAGAAGGACTGTGTGAAGGGTCCAGAGGTATGGTGTCAGAGTGTTCGGACAGCATCACAGTGCGGAGCGGTGAAACACTGCCAGCAGAATGTCTGGAACAAGCCTACTGTA AACAGTATCCCCTGTGACTTGTGTAAGGAACTTGTGACAGTGGCTGGCAAGGTTTTGAAGGATAATGGTACTGAG GATGAGATCCGCTCTTACTTGGAAAAGACATGTGAGTTTCTTCCTGACCAAGGCCTGGTCTCTGAGTGCAAAGAAATTGTGGATTCCTACCTACCAGTTATCATGGATATGATCAAAGAAGAGCTA GACAAACCTGAAGTTGTATGTAGTGCCCTCGCACTGTGCCAGTCCCTTCAGAAGCACCTTGCAGCAATGAAACTTCAGAAACAGCTCCAGTCCAATAAGATATCGGAGCTGGACTTCTCTGAACTGGCATCCCCATTCATGGCTAATGTGCCTCTTCTTCTTTACCCTCAGGACAAACCCAAGCAGAAGTCTAAG GGAAGTGGGGATGTATGCCAAGACTGCATTCAGCTGGTTACTGATGTTCAGGAAGCTGTGAGGACAAACTCATCTTTTGTAAAGTCTTTGGTTGCTCATGCCAAGGAGGAGTGTGACCGTTTGGGACCTGGAATGTCTGATATG TGCAAGAACTATATCTCTGAATATTCTGACTTGGCTATCCAAATGATGATGCACATGGTAAGATCA CAACCAAAGGATATTTGTGCCATGGTTGGGTTCTGTCCTTCAGTGAAATCTGTTCCCCTTCAGACTCTGGTGCCAGCTCAAGTGGTTCATGAAGTGAAAATGGAAACTGTGGAG AAGGCCTCAGTTCAAGAGAAAACTTTTTCCTTGTGTGAAATATGTGAGACCATGGTGAAAGAAGTGACTGGCCTCTTGGAGAGCAACAAGACAGAG GAGGAGATTGTGCATGAAATGGAGGTGATCTGCTACCTGTTCCCAGCGAGTGTCAAAGACCAGTGTAAGGACTTCATAGATGTCTACGGCCAGGCTTTGATTGACATGCTCTTGGAGGCAACGAATCCTGAAGCTGTGTGTGTTATGCTGAAATGCTGTGCAGCCAGCAAGCCTTCACAGCAGCCAG tttTAGTGAAACCTGCAGGTGGCTTCTGTGATATCTGCAAGATGGTGGTAGCTTATGCAGACAAAGAACTAGAGAAGAATGCCACGACAGCTGAAATTGAAGCTTTACTGGAAAAAGTCTGTCACTTCCTGCCAGAGTCTGTCAGTGATCAG GTCCGTCTCTCAAGTGTCTCTACTTCTGCTATAAATGTCCAG TGTGTTCAGTTTGTGGAACAGTATGAACCCGTGGTTGTGCAACTCTTGGCAGAGATGATGGATCCCACTTTTGTTTGCACT AAACTTGGAGTCTGTGGATCAGCTAAACAGCCTCTCCTGGGGGACAATGCTTGTGTCTGGGGTCCAGGCTACTGGTGTAAGAACATGGAGACTGCTGCACAGTGCAAT gcTGTTGATCACTGCAAACGTCATGTGTGGAACTAG
- the PSAP gene encoding prosaposin isoform X1, producing the protein MRSGARRSLYIGAGGGGGGAALQAGAGTMARRLLCLLGLLAAAVASPVLWQKDCVKGPEVWCQSVRTASQCGAVKHCQQNVWNKPTVNSIPCDLCKELVTVAGKVLKDNGTEDEIRSYLEKTCEFLPDQGLVSECKEIVDSYLPVIMDMIKEELDKPEVVCSALALCQSLQKHLAAMKLQKQLQSNKISELDFSELASPFMANVPLLLYPQDKPKQKSKGSGDVCQDCIQLVTDVQEAVRTNSSFVKSLVAHAKEECDRLGPGMSDMCKNYISEYSDLAIQMMMHMVRSAAFSNAGICLQNVMLLDALKKQPKDICAMVGFCPSVKSVPLQTLVPAQVVHEVKMETVEKASVQEKTFSLCEICETMVKEVTGLLESNKTEEEIVHEMEVICYLFPASVKDQCKDFIDVYGQALIDMLLEATNPEAVCVMLKCCAASKPSQQPVLVKPAGGFCDICKMVVAYADKELEKNATTAEIEALLEKVCHFLPESVSDQVRLSSVSTSAINVQCVQFVEQYEPVVVQLLAEMMDPTFVCTKLGVCGSAKQPLLGDNACVWGPGYWCKNMETAAQCNAVDHCKRHVWN; encoded by the exons ctgTGGCAAGCCCTGTTCTGTGGCAGAAGGACTGTGTGAAGGGTCCAGAGGTATGGTGTCAGAGTGTTCGGACAGCATCACAGTGCGGAGCGGTGAAACACTGCCAGCAGAATGTCTGGAACAAGCCTACTGTA AACAGTATCCCCTGTGACTTGTGTAAGGAACTTGTGACAGTGGCTGGCAAGGTTTTGAAGGATAATGGTACTGAG GATGAGATCCGCTCTTACTTGGAAAAGACATGTGAGTTTCTTCCTGACCAAGGCCTGGTCTCTGAGTGCAAAGAAATTGTGGATTCCTACCTACCAGTTATCATGGATATGATCAAAGAAGAGCTA GACAAACCTGAAGTTGTATGTAGTGCCCTCGCACTGTGCCAGTCCCTTCAGAAGCACCTTGCAGCAATGAAACTTCAGAAACAGCTCCAGTCCAATAAGATATCGGAGCTGGACTTCTCTGAACTGGCATCCCCATTCATGGCTAATGTGCCTCTTCTTCTTTACCCTCAGGACAAACCCAAGCAGAAGTCTAAG GGAAGTGGGGATGTATGCCAAGACTGCATTCAGCTGGTTACTGATGTTCAGGAAGCTGTGAGGACAAACTCATCTTTTGTAAAGTCTTTGGTTGCTCATGCCAAGGAGGAGTGTGACCGTTTGGGACCTGGAATGTCTGATATG TGCAAGAACTATATCTCTGAATATTCTGACTTGGCTATCCAAATGATGATGCACATGGTAAGATCA GCTGCGTTCAGTAATGCGGGAATCTGTTTGCAAAATGTGATGTTACTGGATGCTTTAAAGAAG CAACCAAAGGATATTTGTGCCATGGTTGGGTTCTGTCCTTCAGTGAAATCTGTTCCCCTTCAGACTCTGGTGCCAGCTCAAGTGGTTCATGAAGTGAAAATGGAAACTGTGGAG AAGGCCTCAGTTCAAGAGAAAACTTTTTCCTTGTGTGAAATATGTGAGACCATGGTGAAAGAAGTGACTGGCCTCTTGGAGAGCAACAAGACAGAG GAGGAGATTGTGCATGAAATGGAGGTGATCTGCTACCTGTTCCCAGCGAGTGTCAAAGACCAGTGTAAGGACTTCATAGATGTCTACGGCCAGGCTTTGATTGACATGCTCTTGGAGGCAACGAATCCTGAAGCTGTGTGTGTTATGCTGAAATGCTGTGCAGCCAGCAAGCCTTCACAGCAGCCAG tttTAGTGAAACCTGCAGGTGGCTTCTGTGATATCTGCAAGATGGTGGTAGCTTATGCAGACAAAGAACTAGAGAAGAATGCCACGACAGCTGAAATTGAAGCTTTACTGGAAAAAGTCTGTCACTTCCTGCCAGAGTCTGTCAGTGATCAG GTCCGTCTCTCAAGTGTCTCTACTTCTGCTATAAATGTCCAG TGTGTTCAGTTTGTGGAACAGTATGAACCCGTGGTTGTGCAACTCTTGGCAGAGATGATGGATCCCACTTTTGTTTGCACT AAACTTGGAGTCTGTGGATCAGCTAAACAGCCTCTCCTGGGGGACAATGCTTGTGTCTGGGGTCCAGGCTACTGGTGTAAGAACATGGAGACTGCTGCACAGTGCAAT gcTGTTGATCACTGCAAACGTCATGTGTGGAACTAG
- the PSAP gene encoding prosaposin isoform X5, producing MRSGARRSLYIGAGGGGGGAALQAGAGTMARRLLCLLGLLAAAVASPVLWQKDCVKGPEVWCQSVRTASQCGAVKHCQQNVWNKPTVNSIPCDLCKELVTVAGKVLKDNGTEDEIRSYLEKTCEFLPDQGLVSECKEIVDSYLPVIMDMIKEELDKPEVVCSALALCQSLQKHLAAMKLQKQLQSNKISELDFSELASPFMANVPLLLYPQDKPKQKSKGSGDVCQDCIQLVTDVQEAVRTNSSFVKSLVAHAKEECDRLGPGMSDMCKNYISEYSDLAIQMMMHMQPKDICAMVGFCPSVKSVPLQTLVPAQVVHEVKMETVEKASVQEKTFSLCEICETMVKEVTGLLESNKTEEEIVHEMEVICYLFPASVKDQCKDFIDVYGQALIDMLLEATNPEAVCVMLKCCAASKPSQQPVLVKPAGGFCDICKMVVAYADKELEKNATTAEIEALLEKVCHFLPESVSDQVRLSSVSTSAINVQCVQFVEQYEPVVVQLLAEMMDPTFVCTKLGVCGSAKQPLLGDNACVWGPGYWCKNMETAAQCNAVDHCKRHVWN from the exons ctgTGGCAAGCCCTGTTCTGTGGCAGAAGGACTGTGTGAAGGGTCCAGAGGTATGGTGTCAGAGTGTTCGGACAGCATCACAGTGCGGAGCGGTGAAACACTGCCAGCAGAATGTCTGGAACAAGCCTACTGTA AACAGTATCCCCTGTGACTTGTGTAAGGAACTTGTGACAGTGGCTGGCAAGGTTTTGAAGGATAATGGTACTGAG GATGAGATCCGCTCTTACTTGGAAAAGACATGTGAGTTTCTTCCTGACCAAGGCCTGGTCTCTGAGTGCAAAGAAATTGTGGATTCCTACCTACCAGTTATCATGGATATGATCAAAGAAGAGCTA GACAAACCTGAAGTTGTATGTAGTGCCCTCGCACTGTGCCAGTCCCTTCAGAAGCACCTTGCAGCAATGAAACTTCAGAAACAGCTCCAGTCCAATAAGATATCGGAGCTGGACTTCTCTGAACTGGCATCCCCATTCATGGCTAATGTGCCTCTTCTTCTTTACCCTCAGGACAAACCCAAGCAGAAGTCTAAG GGAAGTGGGGATGTATGCCAAGACTGCATTCAGCTGGTTACTGATGTTCAGGAAGCTGTGAGGACAAACTCATCTTTTGTAAAGTCTTTGGTTGCTCATGCCAAGGAGGAGTGTGACCGTTTGGGACCTGGAATGTCTGATATG TGCAAGAACTATATCTCTGAATATTCTGACTTGGCTATCCAAATGATGATGCACATG CAACCAAAGGATATTTGTGCCATGGTTGGGTTCTGTCCTTCAGTGAAATCTGTTCCCCTTCAGACTCTGGTGCCAGCTCAAGTGGTTCATGAAGTGAAAATGGAAACTGTGGAG AAGGCCTCAGTTCAAGAGAAAACTTTTTCCTTGTGTGAAATATGTGAGACCATGGTGAAAGAAGTGACTGGCCTCTTGGAGAGCAACAAGACAGAG GAGGAGATTGTGCATGAAATGGAGGTGATCTGCTACCTGTTCCCAGCGAGTGTCAAAGACCAGTGTAAGGACTTCATAGATGTCTACGGCCAGGCTTTGATTGACATGCTCTTGGAGGCAACGAATCCTGAAGCTGTGTGTGTTATGCTGAAATGCTGTGCAGCCAGCAAGCCTTCACAGCAGCCAG tttTAGTGAAACCTGCAGGTGGCTTCTGTGATATCTGCAAGATGGTGGTAGCTTATGCAGACAAAGAACTAGAGAAGAATGCCACGACAGCTGAAATTGAAGCTTTACTGGAAAAAGTCTGTCACTTCCTGCCAGAGTCTGTCAGTGATCAG GTCCGTCTCTCAAGTGTCTCTACTTCTGCTATAAATGTCCAG TGTGTTCAGTTTGTGGAACAGTATGAACCCGTGGTTGTGCAACTCTTGGCAGAGATGATGGATCCCACTTTTGTTTGCACT AAACTTGGAGTCTGTGGATCAGCTAAACAGCCTCTCCTGGGGGACAATGCTTGTGTCTGGGGTCCAGGCTACTGGTGTAAGAACATGGAGACTGCTGCACAGTGCAAT gcTGTTGATCACTGCAAACGTCATGTGTGGAACTAG
- the PSAP gene encoding prosaposin isoform X3 has product MRSGARRSLYIGAGGGGGGAALQAGAGTMARRLLCLLGLLAAAVASPVLWQKDCVKGPEVWCQSVRTASQCGAVKHCQQNVWNKPTVNSIPCDLCKELVTVAGKVLKDNGTEDEIRSYLEKTCEFLPDQGLVSECKEIVDSYLPVIMDMIKEELDKPEVVCSALALCQSLQKHLAAMKLQKQLQSNKISELDFSELASPFMANVPLLLYPQDKPKQKSKGSGDVCQDCIQLVTDVQEAVRTNSSFVKSLVAHAKEECDRLGPGMSDMCKNYISEYSDLAIQMMMHMVRSAAFSNAGICLQNVMLLDALKKQPKDICAMVGFCPSVKSVPLQTLVPAQVVHEVKMETVEKASVQEKTFSLCEICETMVKEVTGLLESNKTEEEIVHEMEVICYLFPASVKDQCKDFIDVYGQALIDMLLEATNPEAVCVMLKCCAASKPSQQPVLVKPAGGFCDICKMVVAYADKELEKNATTAEIEALLEKVCHFLPESVSDQCVQFVEQYEPVVVQLLAEMMDPTFVCTKLGVCGSAKQPLLGDNACVWGPGYWCKNMETAAQCNAVDHCKRHVWN; this is encoded by the exons ctgTGGCAAGCCCTGTTCTGTGGCAGAAGGACTGTGTGAAGGGTCCAGAGGTATGGTGTCAGAGTGTTCGGACAGCATCACAGTGCGGAGCGGTGAAACACTGCCAGCAGAATGTCTGGAACAAGCCTACTGTA AACAGTATCCCCTGTGACTTGTGTAAGGAACTTGTGACAGTGGCTGGCAAGGTTTTGAAGGATAATGGTACTGAG GATGAGATCCGCTCTTACTTGGAAAAGACATGTGAGTTTCTTCCTGACCAAGGCCTGGTCTCTGAGTGCAAAGAAATTGTGGATTCCTACCTACCAGTTATCATGGATATGATCAAAGAAGAGCTA GACAAACCTGAAGTTGTATGTAGTGCCCTCGCACTGTGCCAGTCCCTTCAGAAGCACCTTGCAGCAATGAAACTTCAGAAACAGCTCCAGTCCAATAAGATATCGGAGCTGGACTTCTCTGAACTGGCATCCCCATTCATGGCTAATGTGCCTCTTCTTCTTTACCCTCAGGACAAACCCAAGCAGAAGTCTAAG GGAAGTGGGGATGTATGCCAAGACTGCATTCAGCTGGTTACTGATGTTCAGGAAGCTGTGAGGACAAACTCATCTTTTGTAAAGTCTTTGGTTGCTCATGCCAAGGAGGAGTGTGACCGTTTGGGACCTGGAATGTCTGATATG TGCAAGAACTATATCTCTGAATATTCTGACTTGGCTATCCAAATGATGATGCACATGGTAAGATCA GCTGCGTTCAGTAATGCGGGAATCTGTTTGCAAAATGTGATGTTACTGGATGCTTTAAAGAAG CAACCAAAGGATATTTGTGCCATGGTTGGGTTCTGTCCTTCAGTGAAATCTGTTCCCCTTCAGACTCTGGTGCCAGCTCAAGTGGTTCATGAAGTGAAAATGGAAACTGTGGAG AAGGCCTCAGTTCAAGAGAAAACTTTTTCCTTGTGTGAAATATGTGAGACCATGGTGAAAGAAGTGACTGGCCTCTTGGAGAGCAACAAGACAGAG GAGGAGATTGTGCATGAAATGGAGGTGATCTGCTACCTGTTCCCAGCGAGTGTCAAAGACCAGTGTAAGGACTTCATAGATGTCTACGGCCAGGCTTTGATTGACATGCTCTTGGAGGCAACGAATCCTGAAGCTGTGTGTGTTATGCTGAAATGCTGTGCAGCCAGCAAGCCTTCACAGCAGCCAG tttTAGTGAAACCTGCAGGTGGCTTCTGTGATATCTGCAAGATGGTGGTAGCTTATGCAGACAAAGAACTAGAGAAGAATGCCACGACAGCTGAAATTGAAGCTTTACTGGAAAAAGTCTGTCACTTCCTGCCAGAGTCTGTCAGTGATCAG TGTGTTCAGTTTGTGGAACAGTATGAACCCGTGGTTGTGCAACTCTTGGCAGAGATGATGGATCCCACTTTTGTTTGCACT AAACTTGGAGTCTGTGGATCAGCTAAACAGCCTCTCCTGGGGGACAATGCTTGTGTCTGGGGTCCAGGCTACTGGTGTAAGAACATGGAGACTGCTGCACAGTGCAAT gcTGTTGATCACTGCAAACGTCATGTGTGGAACTAG
- the PSAP gene encoding prosaposin isoform X6 has product MRSGARRSLYIGAGGGGGGAALQAGAGTMARRLLCLLGLLAAAVASPVLWQKDCVKGPEVWCQSVRTASQCGAVKHCQQNVWNKPTVNSIPCDLCKELVTVAGKVLKDNGTEDEIRSYLEKTCEFLPDQGLVSECKEIVDSYLPVIMDMIKEELDKPEVVCSALALCQSLQKHLAAMKLQKQLQSNKISELDFSELASPFMANVPLLLYPQDKPKQKSKGSGDVCQDCIQLVTDVQEAVRTNSSFVKSLVAHAKEECDRLGPGMSDMCKNYISEYSDLAIQMMMHMQPKDICAMVGFCPSVKSVPLQTLVPAQVVHEVKMETVEKASVQEKTFSLCEICETMVKEVTGLLESNKTEEEIVHEMEVICYLFPASVKDQCKDFIDVYGQALIDMLLEATNPEAVCVMLKCCAASKPSQQPVLVKPAGGFCDICKMVVAYADKELEKNATTAEIEALLEKVCHFLPESVSDQCVQFVEQYEPVVVQLLAEMMDPTFVCTKLGVCGSAKQPLLGDNACVWGPGYWCKNMETAAQCNAVDHCKRHVWN; this is encoded by the exons ctgTGGCAAGCCCTGTTCTGTGGCAGAAGGACTGTGTGAAGGGTCCAGAGGTATGGTGTCAGAGTGTTCGGACAGCATCACAGTGCGGAGCGGTGAAACACTGCCAGCAGAATGTCTGGAACAAGCCTACTGTA AACAGTATCCCCTGTGACTTGTGTAAGGAACTTGTGACAGTGGCTGGCAAGGTTTTGAAGGATAATGGTACTGAG GATGAGATCCGCTCTTACTTGGAAAAGACATGTGAGTTTCTTCCTGACCAAGGCCTGGTCTCTGAGTGCAAAGAAATTGTGGATTCCTACCTACCAGTTATCATGGATATGATCAAAGAAGAGCTA GACAAACCTGAAGTTGTATGTAGTGCCCTCGCACTGTGCCAGTCCCTTCAGAAGCACCTTGCAGCAATGAAACTTCAGAAACAGCTCCAGTCCAATAAGATATCGGAGCTGGACTTCTCTGAACTGGCATCCCCATTCATGGCTAATGTGCCTCTTCTTCTTTACCCTCAGGACAAACCCAAGCAGAAGTCTAAG GGAAGTGGGGATGTATGCCAAGACTGCATTCAGCTGGTTACTGATGTTCAGGAAGCTGTGAGGACAAACTCATCTTTTGTAAAGTCTTTGGTTGCTCATGCCAAGGAGGAGTGTGACCGTTTGGGACCTGGAATGTCTGATATG TGCAAGAACTATATCTCTGAATATTCTGACTTGGCTATCCAAATGATGATGCACATG CAACCAAAGGATATTTGTGCCATGGTTGGGTTCTGTCCTTCAGTGAAATCTGTTCCCCTTCAGACTCTGGTGCCAGCTCAAGTGGTTCATGAAGTGAAAATGGAAACTGTGGAG AAGGCCTCAGTTCAAGAGAAAACTTTTTCCTTGTGTGAAATATGTGAGACCATGGTGAAAGAAGTGACTGGCCTCTTGGAGAGCAACAAGACAGAG GAGGAGATTGTGCATGAAATGGAGGTGATCTGCTACCTGTTCCCAGCGAGTGTCAAAGACCAGTGTAAGGACTTCATAGATGTCTACGGCCAGGCTTTGATTGACATGCTCTTGGAGGCAACGAATCCTGAAGCTGTGTGTGTTATGCTGAAATGCTGTGCAGCCAGCAAGCCTTCACAGCAGCCAG tttTAGTGAAACCTGCAGGTGGCTTCTGTGATATCTGCAAGATGGTGGTAGCTTATGCAGACAAAGAACTAGAGAAGAATGCCACGACAGCTGAAATTGAAGCTTTACTGGAAAAAGTCTGTCACTTCCTGCCAGAGTCTGTCAGTGATCAG TGTGTTCAGTTTGTGGAACAGTATGAACCCGTGGTTGTGCAACTCTTGGCAGAGATGATGGATCCCACTTTTGTTTGCACT AAACTTGGAGTCTGTGGATCAGCTAAACAGCCTCTCCTGGGGGACAATGCTTGTGTCTGGGGTCCAGGCTACTGGTGTAAGAACATGGAGACTGCTGCACAGTGCAAT gcTGTTGATCACTGCAAACGTCATGTGTGGAACTAG
- the PSAP gene encoding prosaposin isoform X2 yields the protein MRSGARRSLYIGAGGGGGGAALQAGAGTMARRLLCLLGLLAAAVASPVLWQKDCVKGPEVWCQSVRTASQCGAVKHCQQNVWNKPTVNSIPCDLCKELVTVAGKVLKDNGTEDEIRSYLEKTCEFLPDQGLVSECKEIVDSYLPVIMDMIKEELDKPEVVCSALALCQSLQKHLAAMKLQKQLQSNKISELDFSELASPFMANVPLLLYPQDKPKQKSKGSGDVCQDCIQLVTDVQEAVRTNSSFVKSLVAHAKEECDRLGPGMSDMCKNYISEYSDLAIQMMMHMAAFSNAGICLQNVMLLDALKKQPKDICAMVGFCPSVKSVPLQTLVPAQVVHEVKMETVEKASVQEKTFSLCEICETMVKEVTGLLESNKTEEEIVHEMEVICYLFPASVKDQCKDFIDVYGQALIDMLLEATNPEAVCVMLKCCAASKPSQQPVLVKPAGGFCDICKMVVAYADKELEKNATTAEIEALLEKVCHFLPESVSDQVRLSSVSTSAINVQCVQFVEQYEPVVVQLLAEMMDPTFVCTKLGVCGSAKQPLLGDNACVWGPGYWCKNMETAAQCNAVDHCKRHVWN from the exons ctgTGGCAAGCCCTGTTCTGTGGCAGAAGGACTGTGTGAAGGGTCCAGAGGTATGGTGTCAGAGTGTTCGGACAGCATCACAGTGCGGAGCGGTGAAACACTGCCAGCAGAATGTCTGGAACAAGCCTACTGTA AACAGTATCCCCTGTGACTTGTGTAAGGAACTTGTGACAGTGGCTGGCAAGGTTTTGAAGGATAATGGTACTGAG GATGAGATCCGCTCTTACTTGGAAAAGACATGTGAGTTTCTTCCTGACCAAGGCCTGGTCTCTGAGTGCAAAGAAATTGTGGATTCCTACCTACCAGTTATCATGGATATGATCAAAGAAGAGCTA GACAAACCTGAAGTTGTATGTAGTGCCCTCGCACTGTGCCAGTCCCTTCAGAAGCACCTTGCAGCAATGAAACTTCAGAAACAGCTCCAGTCCAATAAGATATCGGAGCTGGACTTCTCTGAACTGGCATCCCCATTCATGGCTAATGTGCCTCTTCTTCTTTACCCTCAGGACAAACCCAAGCAGAAGTCTAAG GGAAGTGGGGATGTATGCCAAGACTGCATTCAGCTGGTTACTGATGTTCAGGAAGCTGTGAGGACAAACTCATCTTTTGTAAAGTCTTTGGTTGCTCATGCCAAGGAGGAGTGTGACCGTTTGGGACCTGGAATGTCTGATATG TGCAAGAACTATATCTCTGAATATTCTGACTTGGCTATCCAAATGATGATGCACATG GCTGCGTTCAGTAATGCGGGAATCTGTTTGCAAAATGTGATGTTACTGGATGCTTTAAAGAAG CAACCAAAGGATATTTGTGCCATGGTTGGGTTCTGTCCTTCAGTGAAATCTGTTCCCCTTCAGACTCTGGTGCCAGCTCAAGTGGTTCATGAAGTGAAAATGGAAACTGTGGAG AAGGCCTCAGTTCAAGAGAAAACTTTTTCCTTGTGTGAAATATGTGAGACCATGGTGAAAGAAGTGACTGGCCTCTTGGAGAGCAACAAGACAGAG GAGGAGATTGTGCATGAAATGGAGGTGATCTGCTACCTGTTCCCAGCGAGTGTCAAAGACCAGTGTAAGGACTTCATAGATGTCTACGGCCAGGCTTTGATTGACATGCTCTTGGAGGCAACGAATCCTGAAGCTGTGTGTGTTATGCTGAAATGCTGTGCAGCCAGCAAGCCTTCACAGCAGCCAG tttTAGTGAAACCTGCAGGTGGCTTCTGTGATATCTGCAAGATGGTGGTAGCTTATGCAGACAAAGAACTAGAGAAGAATGCCACGACAGCTGAAATTGAAGCTTTACTGGAAAAAGTCTGTCACTTCCTGCCAGAGTCTGTCAGTGATCAG GTCCGTCTCTCAAGTGTCTCTACTTCTGCTATAAATGTCCAG TGTGTTCAGTTTGTGGAACAGTATGAACCCGTGGTTGTGCAACTCTTGGCAGAGATGATGGATCCCACTTTTGTTTGCACT AAACTTGGAGTCTGTGGATCAGCTAAACAGCCTCTCCTGGGGGACAATGCTTGTGTCTGGGGTCCAGGCTACTGGTGTAAGAACATGGAGACTGCTGCACAGTGCAAT gcTGTTGATCACTGCAAACGTCATGTGTGGAACTAG